The Candidatus Cloacimonadota bacterium genome includes a window with the following:
- a CDS encoding patatin-like phospholipase family protein, translating to MKKARLILGGGSAYGLAHIGVIKALEKHYEISGVIGTSMGAIIGACLACGFEAEEILAFAKDVSTIELFNPLSLDFSRSGIFDGKAILKQFEEWTQSRNIEDTNIPFIAVAYDLGRQVTILIDKGLIADAMRASSSLPFIFAPHELGDYLFVDGGVSHPLPLAFADKIPGEITIAVNVLPHVAKDAEYYQPNDAHPKNKLVRYDVFMKSLMQNQGFMAIQAILRNEPDMVVDAYNPEYGFMDLKKADEFYEYGYQQALKAINSYKEPGFASKIRESYEQLLGRFSVKRS from the coding sequence ATGAAAAAAGCGCGATTGATCTTAGGTGGGGGTTCTGCCTATGGATTAGCCCATATTGGAGTAATTAAAGCTTTAGAAAAGCACTACGAAATTTCTGGAGTGATTGGCACCTCTATGGGTGCCATTATCGGAGCTTGTTTGGCTTGTGGATTTGAAGCGGAAGAGATCTTAGCATTTGCCAAAGATGTTTCCACTATCGAATTGTTCAATCCACTCAGCTTAGATTTTTCCCGTAGCGGGATCTTTGACGGCAAGGCTATTTTGAAGCAGTTTGAAGAATGGACTCAATCTCGCAACATTGAGGATACAAATATCCCATTTATTGCAGTTGCTTACGATCTAGGCAGACAAGTTACCATTCTTATAGACAAAGGTTTAATTGCAGATGCGATGAGGGCATCAAGTTCGTTGCCGTTCATCTTTGCTCCTCACGAATTGGGCGATTATCTCTTTGTGGATGGGGGCGTATCTCATCCCTTACCGCTTGCCTTTGCCGATAAAATTCCTGGAGAGATTACTATTGCCGTAAATGTATTACCGCATGTAGCAAAAGATGCCGAGTATTACCAGCCTAACGATGCGCATCCTAAAAACAAGCTTGTGCGTTACGATGTTTTTATGAAATCTCTCATGCAAAATCAGGGTTTTATGGCTATTCAAGCTATATTGCGTAATGAGCCCGATATGGTTGTAGATGCATACAATCCGGAATATGGATTTATGGATTTGAAGAAGGCAGATGAGTTTTATGAATACGGATATCAACAAGCTTTAAAAGCGATCAATAGTTATAAAGAACCAGGCTTTGCTTCAAAGATAAGGGAAAGCTACGAACAGCTATTGGGTCGCTTCAGCGTTAAAAGATCATGA
- a CDS encoding DUF5658 family protein, whose protein sequence is MMEILIVKIHSIKLFWVLIHTFILLNVFDAHSTYLVTRPHYFYRERNPVARWIFKKLGIPRGIIVFKCGLLAVLIPAMIYYSTQNVFTINIVLIVSSLIFLLVVLNNYRVYKRIHKRRKT, encoded by the coding sequence ATGATGGAGATACTAATAGTTAAGATTCACTCGATAAAGCTCTTCTGGGTGCTTATCCACACCTTTATATTGCTCAACGTGTTCGATGCTCATTCAACCTATCTGGTTACTCGACCACATTACTTTTATCGCGAGCGTAATCCAGTAGCCCGTTGGATATTTAAGAAACTCGGCATTCCCCGCGGTATTATTGTATTCAAATGCGGATTGTTGGCTGTGCTTATTCCGGCGATGATATATTATTCCACCCAGAATGTCTTCACGATAAACATCGTTTTGATAGTAAGCAGTCTGATATTTCTTTTGGTTGTACTAAATAACTATCGGGTGTATAAAAGAATCCACAAAAGGAGAAAAACATGA
- the recJ gene encoding single-stranded-DNA-specific exonuclease RecJ gives MDKKWLIPPGLNAEEEEAIQSLCAELKAPELIAKLLYRKGLREIKDIEEFFNPNLEHLADPFLFEDMEIAVNRILKAVENNELITIYGDYDVDGTTATSLLYLGLKRIGANIDFYIPHRMIDGYGLSLGSLDQLAENGSKLIVSVDCGVNAIEEIRAITQMGMEIIITDHHNPKAELPPALAIINPKIPGCKYPFPHLAGVGVAYKLLIAIYHKMGIDSTENILKYMDLVAVGTIADIVPLIGENRIFAHIGLQHLIEMKNLGLNALIQLCGLNQRTLDTTDIVFGIAPRINAAGRMGSAALAVELLISTDENQSFELAEMIERDNSLRQQEDQKTFHEACDIIEKKYKNIANTPCMIVSSDDWHQGVIGIVASKLVEKYYRPVIMISFKDGFGSGSGRSVADFDLFSALQYTEHNLHSFGGHKYAVGLTIYQEYLDRFENELSRYVADHLKLEQIQPPLSIDHEIELYDVNDNLLDSIERFAPFGPENLRPTFMTREVTVANYPYNVGRNHLKLKVVKDGISLELIGYNMGDYLNLLKKNSIVNIAYTLEYNRFGNKSSIQGKLKDMQILGA, from the coding sequence ATGGACAAAAAGTGGCTTATTCCACCGGGTCTGAATGCTGAAGAAGAAGAGGCAATACAAAGTTTGTGTGCAGAACTAAAAGCACCCGAACTAATTGCGAAGCTACTCTATCGAAAAGGATTGCGTGAAATTAAAGATATCGAAGAGTTCTTCAATCCAAATCTTGAGCACCTTGCAGATCCCTTTCTCTTCGAAGATATGGAGATTGCCGTAAACCGCATCCTAAAAGCTGTGGAAAATAATGAACTAATTACTATCTATGGAGATTATGATGTAGATGGCACTACTGCTACATCACTGCTGTATTTGGGACTCAAACGCATCGGGGCAAATATAGATTTCTACATCCCTCACCGGATGATAGATGGATATGGGCTTTCTTTGGGAAGCTTGGATCAACTTGCCGAAAATGGCAGCAAGCTTATTGTAAGCGTAGATTGTGGAGTAAATGCCATAGAAGAAATAAGGGCTATTACTCAAATGGGTATGGAGATAATCATAACCGATCACCATAATCCAAAAGCGGAATTACCCCCCGCTTTGGCGATCATTAATCCCAAGATCCCCGGCTGTAAATACCCCTTCCCGCACCTAGCCGGCGTGGGAGTCGCCTATAAATTGTTAATAGCAATATACCATAAGATGGGCATCGATAGCACAGAAAACATCTTGAAATATATGGATTTAGTTGCTGTTGGTACTATCGCCGATATCGTGCCTTTAATAGGAGAAAACAGGATATTTGCCCATATTGGCTTACAACATCTAATAGAAATGAAAAACTTGGGGCTTAATGCGCTCATCCAACTCTGCGGCTTGAATCAGCGCACTCTGGATACTACGGATATAGTATTTGGCATAGCTCCGCGCATCAATGCTGCAGGAAGAATGGGAAGCGCAGCCCTGGCTGTAGAATTGCTTATATCTACGGACGAAAACCAAAGTTTTGAGCTAGCCGAGATGATAGAACGCGATAACTCCTTACGTCAACAAGAAGATCAGAAAACCTTCCATGAGGCGTGTGATATCATCGAAAAGAAGTACAAAAACATTGCCAATACTCCTTGCATGATAGTATCTTCAGACGACTGGCATCAAGGCGTTATCGGAATTGTAGCCTCAAAACTGGTAGAAAAATACTACCGCCCCGTAATTATGATCTCCTTCAAAGATGGGTTTGGCAGTGGCTCGGGAAGATCTGTGGCAGATTTTGACCTATTCTCTGCCCTTCAGTATACTGAACATAATCTGCATAGTTTTGGGGGTCACAAATATGCGGTTGGGCTAACAATCTACCAGGAATATCTGGATCGGTTTGAAAATGAACTCTCACGATATGTTGCAGATCACCTGAAACTGGAACAGATTCAACCTCCTCTTTCTATAGATCACGAGATTGAACTCTACGATGTGAACGATAACCTTCTGGATAGTATTGAACGTTTTGCTCCATTTGGACCCGAGAACTTGCGCCCAACCTTCATGACGCGTGAAGTTACTGTAGCAAACTACCCCTATAATGTTGGCAGAAACCATCTAAAACTCAAAGTGGTAAAAGACGGAATCTCACTGGAACTGATTGGCTATAATATGGGTGACTATCTTAATCTACTAAAGAAAAATAGCATCGTCAATATTGCCTATACACTGGAGTATAACAGGTTTGGCAACAAATCTTCAATTCAAGGTAAACTTAAAGATATGCAAATATTAGGAGCGTGA